The Bos taurus isolate L1 Dominette 01449 registration number 42190680 breed Hereford chromosome 18, ARS-UCD2.0, whole genome shotgun sequence genome has a window encoding:
- the PVR gene encoding poliovirus receptor isoform X1 yields MAPAFVFTRRLLLQFLLFLFWKNLGAGTKIITVLAPVQVSGFLGENVTLPCKLHPLEHNVTVTQVTWTKQRQAEPARSVAVFHPTQGPSFHESSRLEFMAAKPGEKLQDASLAVRELRVEDEANYTCQFATFPNGDKSARTQLRVLAQPQNKVETLDIPLSPNPVPVARCVSTGGHPPARISWSSDEKTNTTQVPGPLPGTVTVISLLILTPSSQVDGRNITCRVEHESLEEPMVLPMTLAVSYPPEVSISGYDDNWYIGRREVALNCDIHSKPEPTGYNWSTPNGTLPVSAVVQGTQLLIHTVDETINVTFICLVTNALGTNQANVTILVRERPREKSQEGSTIYIILALVILILFVVFLVFLLIYLCRRKNSRRNQYSPTANGTVIYSAVASNSQDPSTEGTR; encoded by the exons ATGGCCCCTGCTTTTGTCTTCACTCGGCGGCTGCTGCTGCAGTTCCTGCTGTTTTTGTTCTGGAAGAACCTGGGAGCCG ggaccaagataatcacagtgCTGGCCCCAGTCCAGGTGTCCGGTTTCCTGGGAGAAAATGTGACACTGCCATGCAAACTGCACCCCCTGGAACACAACGTGACGGTGACGCAAGTGACCTGGACAAAGCAGAGACAGGCAGAGCCCGCCCGCAGCGTGGCGGTCTTCCACCCCACCCAGGGCCCCAGCTTCCACGAGTCCAGCCGGTTGGAATTTATGGCCGCCAAGCCCGGCGAGAAGCTGCAGGACGCCTCACTGGCTGTGCGGGAGTTGCGCGTGGAAGATGAGGCTAATTACACCTGCCAGTTCGCCACCTTCCCTAATGGTGACAAGAGCGCTCGAACCCAGCTCCGTGTGCTCG CCCAGCCCCAGAACAAGGTTGAGACCCTGGACATCCCGCTCAGCCCGAACCCTGTGCCGGTGGCTCGCTGTGTCTCCACCGGAGGTCACCCACCTGCCCGCATCTCCTGGTCCTCAGATGAAAAGACCAATACCACCCAGGTGCCAGGGCCTCTGCCTGGCACCGTCACCGTCATCAGCCTCTTAATCTTAACACCGTCCAGCCAGGTGGACGGCAGGAACATCACCTGCAGAGTGGAGCACGAGAGCTTGGAGGAGCCCATGGTGCTCCCCATGACCCTGGCTGTGTCCT ACCCCCCCGAGGTCTCCATATCCGGCTATGATGACAACTGGTACATCGGCCGTAGAGAGGTTGCCCTGAACTGTGACATCCACAGCAAACCAGAGCCCACGGGCTACAACTGGAGCAC GCCCAACGGAACCCTGCCAGTCTCTGCTGTGGTCCAGGGCACTCAGCTCCTGATTCATACTGTGGACGAGACCATCAATGTGACTTTCATCTGCCTTGTCACCAACGCCCTAGGGACCAACCAGGCAAACGTGACCATCCTGGTCAGAG AACGTCCTAGGGAAAAGTCACAAGAGGGCTCTACGATCTATATCATCCTGGCCTTGGTAATCCTAATCCTGTTTGTTGTCTTCCTGGTGTTCCTCCTGATTTATCTCTGCCGGCGCAAAAACTCCC
- the PVR gene encoding poliovirus receptor isoform X2, with product MAPAFVFTRRLLLQFLLFLFWKNLGAGTKIITVLAPVQVSGFLGENVTLPCKLHPLEHNVTVTQVTWTKQRQAEPARSVAVFHPTQGPSFHESSRLEFMAAKPGEKLQDASLAVRELRVEDEANYTCQFATFPNGDKSARTQLRVLAQPQNKVETLDIPLSPNPVPVARCVSTGGHPPARISWSSDEKTNTTQVPGPLPGTVTVISLLILTPSSQVDGRNITCRVEHESLEEPMVLPMTLAVSYPPEVSISGYDDNWYIGRREVALNCDIHSKPEPTGYNWSTPNGTLPVSAVVQGTQLLIHTVDETINVTFICLVTNALGTNQANVTILVRGRNQYSPTANGTVIYSAVASNSQDPSTEGTR from the exons ATGGCCCCTGCTTTTGTCTTCACTCGGCGGCTGCTGCTGCAGTTCCTGCTGTTTTTGTTCTGGAAGAACCTGGGAGCCG ggaccaagataatcacagtgCTGGCCCCAGTCCAGGTGTCCGGTTTCCTGGGAGAAAATGTGACACTGCCATGCAAACTGCACCCCCTGGAACACAACGTGACGGTGACGCAAGTGACCTGGACAAAGCAGAGACAGGCAGAGCCCGCCCGCAGCGTGGCGGTCTTCCACCCCACCCAGGGCCCCAGCTTCCACGAGTCCAGCCGGTTGGAATTTATGGCCGCCAAGCCCGGCGAGAAGCTGCAGGACGCCTCACTGGCTGTGCGGGAGTTGCGCGTGGAAGATGAGGCTAATTACACCTGCCAGTTCGCCACCTTCCCTAATGGTGACAAGAGCGCTCGAACCCAGCTCCGTGTGCTCG CCCAGCCCCAGAACAAGGTTGAGACCCTGGACATCCCGCTCAGCCCGAACCCTGTGCCGGTGGCTCGCTGTGTCTCCACCGGAGGTCACCCACCTGCCCGCATCTCCTGGTCCTCAGATGAAAAGACCAATACCACCCAGGTGCCAGGGCCTCTGCCTGGCACCGTCACCGTCATCAGCCTCTTAATCTTAACACCGTCCAGCCAGGTGGACGGCAGGAACATCACCTGCAGAGTGGAGCACGAGAGCTTGGAGGAGCCCATGGTGCTCCCCATGACCCTGGCTGTGTCCT ACCCCCCCGAGGTCTCCATATCCGGCTATGATGACAACTGGTACATCGGCCGTAGAGAGGTTGCCCTGAACTGTGACATCCACAGCAAACCAGAGCCCACGGGCTACAACTGGAGCAC GCCCAACGGAACCCTGCCAGTCTCTGCTGTGGTCCAGGGCACTCAGCTCCTGATTCATACTGTGGACGAGACCATCAATGTGACTTTCATCTGCCTTGTCACCAACGCCCTAGGGACCAACCAGGCAAACGTGACCATCCTGGTCAGAG
- the PVR gene encoding poliovirus receptor isoform X3: MAPAFVFTRRLLLQFLLFLFWKNLGAGTKIITVLAPVQVSGFLGENVTLPCKLHPLEHNVTVTQVTWTKQRQAEPARSVAVFHPTQGPSFHESSRLEFMAAKPGEKLQDASLAVRELRVEDEANYTCQFATFPNGDKSARTQLRVLAQPQNKVETLDIPLSPNPVPVARCVSTGGHPPARISWSSDEKTNTTQVPGPLPGTVTVISLLILTPSSQVDGRNITCRVEHESLEEPMVLPMTLAVSYPPEVSISGYDDNWYIGRREVALNCDIHSKPEPTGYNWSTPNGTLPVSAVVQGTQLLIHTVDETINVTFICLVTNALGTNQANVTILVRGFPLRKVR, encoded by the exons ATGGCCCCTGCTTTTGTCTTCACTCGGCGGCTGCTGCTGCAGTTCCTGCTGTTTTTGTTCTGGAAGAACCTGGGAGCCG ggaccaagataatcacagtgCTGGCCCCAGTCCAGGTGTCCGGTTTCCTGGGAGAAAATGTGACACTGCCATGCAAACTGCACCCCCTGGAACACAACGTGACGGTGACGCAAGTGACCTGGACAAAGCAGAGACAGGCAGAGCCCGCCCGCAGCGTGGCGGTCTTCCACCCCACCCAGGGCCCCAGCTTCCACGAGTCCAGCCGGTTGGAATTTATGGCCGCCAAGCCCGGCGAGAAGCTGCAGGACGCCTCACTGGCTGTGCGGGAGTTGCGCGTGGAAGATGAGGCTAATTACACCTGCCAGTTCGCCACCTTCCCTAATGGTGACAAGAGCGCTCGAACCCAGCTCCGTGTGCTCG CCCAGCCCCAGAACAAGGTTGAGACCCTGGACATCCCGCTCAGCCCGAACCCTGTGCCGGTGGCTCGCTGTGTCTCCACCGGAGGTCACCCACCTGCCCGCATCTCCTGGTCCTCAGATGAAAAGACCAATACCACCCAGGTGCCAGGGCCTCTGCCTGGCACCGTCACCGTCATCAGCCTCTTAATCTTAACACCGTCCAGCCAGGTGGACGGCAGGAACATCACCTGCAGAGTGGAGCACGAGAGCTTGGAGGAGCCCATGGTGCTCCCCATGACCCTGGCTGTGTCCT ACCCCCCCGAGGTCTCCATATCCGGCTATGATGACAACTGGTACATCGGCCGTAGAGAGGTTGCCCTGAACTGTGACATCCACAGCAAACCAGAGCCCACGGGCTACAACTGGAGCAC GCCCAACGGAACCCTGCCAGTCTCTGCTGTGGTCCAGGGCACTCAGCTCCTGATTCATACTGTGGACGAGACCATCAATGTGACTTTCATCTGCCTTGTCACCAACGCCCTAGGGACCAACCAGGCAAACGTGACCATCCTGGTCAGAG GCTTTCCCCTCAGGAAGGTAAGATGA